The genomic segment TGCTGGTCGACGCCTCGGGTCGGCAGACACTGCTCGGACGGCAGCTCCGCGTGAAGGACCCGGATCCGGTCTTCGACCAGTACGCCGTACACACCTGGTTCGAGGGTCTCGACCGGAAGGCGCTCGCCGCCAATCCCGAGGAGGTGGACCACATCTACGTCCACTTCCTGCCGGTGAACGATACCTGGGTGTGGCAGATCCCGATCACGGACACGATCACGAGCATCGGTGTGGTGACGCAGAAGCATCGGTTCCGTGAGTCGAACACCGATCGCGAGAAGTTCTTCTGGGAGCTGGTGCAGACCCGGCCCGACCTGCACGAGCAACTCAAGTTGTGCACCCGCGTACGCCCCTATAAGTCCGAGGGCGACTACAGCTACTCGATGCGGCAGATCTGCGGTGACCGCTTTGTGATGATCGGGGACGCGGCCCGTTTCGTCGACCCGATCTTCTCCAGCGGTGTGAGCATCGCCCTGAACACGGCGCGCCTGGCTTCGTACGACATCCTCGACGCGTTCAAGACCGGGGATTTCTCACACGACCGATTCCGCAATTACGAGCAGGCGCAGCGTCGCGGCGCCAGGAACTGGTACAACTTCATCTCCATCTACTACCGCCTCAACATCCTCTTCGTCGCATTCGTGCAGGACCCCCGCTACCGGCTCGACGTCCTCAAGCTGCTGCAGGGCGACATGTGGGACGCGGATCCGGCGGTGCTCCAGGAGATGCGTGAGTTCGTGACCACCGTGGAAAACGACCCCAACCATCTCTGGCATCCCTACCTGGGCAGCCTCCGGGCCTCCGCCCCGACGATCTGACCGACCCGGCTCCGGTGGCGTCGCCCCGGGGACTCCCGCATCCCGGCTGAGGTTGGCACAGGCCCACCTGCTCGCACTTCGAGTAGGTGGGCCTGCTGCGCATGCCTGGCCCCGCCCTGTCCACTCGGACCGACCGGAACACCGGCACCGCGGCCGATCGGGGCCGCAAACCGACCAGCGACTGTGTGGCCTGTGTGAACGGGCGCAGCACACGGCCGCGCGGCCGGCGGCCCGGGGGACCCGTCGAGACCGTGCCGGGCAGGCACTCCCTACCAGGGAGGTCCCGTGCGTTGATCCCTCGGCGGGATCGGCCGTGGCCTGTGCGTTGGAGAGCCATGGTGGCGCGTCAGCTGGCCAGGTTCGCAGTGCCGCCGCAAGGGACGGCCGCCAACCCCACCACCGGTCGCTCGTCAGCTGAACTCCCGGTCGATCAGCTCGAACACCTCGTCCGTGGACGCCGACTCCAGACGGAGGTTCAGCGGGATCTCCTCGGTTGCGGACCCTGCCTCGTCGAGGCGCGACAGAAACGCGTGGACCCGGCGCCGTATGCCCGAACGTGTCACGTTGTCCAGCTCGGTCGTGACCAGCAGATCGTCCAGCCGGTCGAGCTCGGCCAGGAGCGCCGAACCTCCCGCGACGCCGTCCATACTGTCCGGGAAGAGCAGGCCGTGCAGATGCACGGCGAGCAGTTGCGGACTGGGATGGTCGAAGGTGGCGGTCGGGGGCAGGCGCAGCCCGGTGGCGGGGACGAGACGGTTGCGCAACTCGATGGCGGTGAGGGAGTCCAGGCCGAGATCGCGGAAGCCGCGATGGGGGTCGATGGTGTGGGCGGGAGCGGACAGCACCGTGGCGGTGTGCTCGCGGACGAGTTCCAGGAGGGCCTGGCGTTGTTGGGCCGACGGCATGGCGGCGAGCCGGTGCCGATAGTCGTCGGCGTGCGGAACGTCGCTGGCGGTGCGGCGAGTGGGCACGACGGCGAGATGCCGCCACGCGGGGCTGGGCGGCGAGCTCGGCGGAGTTATCCGCGCGGCGAGATGCAACGGGTGGCGGAGCTGTGTCGCGGTCCGCATCAGCCGAAGGGCGTCCGGGGTGGCCAGGGCGTTGATGCCCTGCCGGTTCACCCGGGCGAGCTGCTGCTCGGACAGGTGGGAGGTCATGCCGCTGGCTTCCGCCCACCTTCCCCAGGCCAGGGCCGTGGCCGGTCGGTGTCGGCCAGCCAGCCGCGTGGCGAATGCGTCGAGGAAGCTGTTCGCCGCGGCGTAGTTGGCCTGGCCCGGACCGCCGAGCAGGCCGCTGCCGGCGGAGAAGAGGATGAACGCCCCGAGCCTGTGCTCAGACGTGAGGTCCTCCAGGTGCAGCGCGGCGTCGATCTTCGTGGCGAGCACCGGATGCAGATCCGCGGTCGTCTGGGCCGTCAGGATGGCGTCGCGGACGATGCCGGCGGCGTGCACCACCGCGGTGAGGGGATACTCGGGGGGAATGGCCGCGATCGCCTCCGCGAGGGCGGCCCGATCGCTGACGTCGCACGCGATGATGGTGCAGGTGGCGCCGTGGCGTTCGACATCGGCGCGCAGCTGCTCGGCGCCGGGTGCGTCAGGTCCCGACCGGGAGAGCAACAGCAGGTGTCCGGCCTGGCCGTTGGCGGCCAGGTCGCGGGCGACGAGCCCGCCCAGGGTACCGGTACCGCCGGTGATCAGGACGGTTCCCTCGGGCTCGACTGGGGCCGGTACCCGCAACACGTTCTTGCCGAGGTGACGCGCCTGACTCATGTGCCGCAGCGCCCCGGGGGCGTCGGCGAGGTCCCACGTGGTCAGCGGAGGCATGCTCAGCGTCCCCTGACGGAACAGGTCGAGGATCTCGGCGAGGATCTTCCCGATGCGCTCCGGGCCCGCGTCGGAGGGGAGAACGGTCCGATAGGTGACGCCCGGATGGTCGGCGCCGACCTGCTCCGGGTCGCGGATGTCGGTGCGGCCCATCTCCAGGTAGTGACCGCCCCGGGGAAGCACGCGCAACGTCGCGTCGACCATCTCGCCGGCAAGGGAGCCCAACGTGATGTCCATGCCCTCCCCTTCGGTGACGGCGAGAAACTCGTCCACGAAGTCCGTCGTACGGGATCCGGCGATGCGGTCGGCGGGAACGCCGAGTCGGCGGAGGGCGTCGTGCTTGGCGGGGGAGGCGGTGGTGTAGACCTCGGCCTGCCAGTGCCGCGCCAGTTGCAGGGCGGCCTGTCCCACCCCGCCGGTGGCCGAGTGGATCAACACGCGCTGACCCGCCCGGACACCGGCGATGTCGGAGAGGGCGTAGTACGCGGTCAGGAACACCGTGGGCACCGAGGCGGCCTCTTCGAACGACCACTCGTCGGGTATCCGGACCAGGGTGCGATGATCGGCGACCGCGGTCGGCCCGAACGACCCCTCGAACATGCCCATCACCCGGTCGCCCCGGCGCAGCCCGTGCACCCCCTCCCCGACGTCCAGAACCTCGCCAGCCCCTTCGGTGCCGAAGCCGTCCTCGGCCGGCAGCATGCCCAGACCCACCACGACGTCGTGGAAGTTGAGCCCGGCCGCCCGTACCCGCAGGCGCACCTGCCACGGTGCCAGCGGCTCCATGACCTCCGGGCAGTCCACCACGCCGATCGCGTCGAGCTCGCCGGATCCCAGCGGCGCCAGCCGCCAGGCGGAGCCTGTCCCCAGACCCCGCACCCGCAGATCCTGGCCGTCCGCCCGGTGCAGCCGTCCCACGAGCAGCTGTCCGCCGCGGACCGCCCACTGCGGATCGTCACTCTGGACCAGAGTCGCCAGGATCCGCGTCAGGTCGCTGCCGGGGCTCGTGGCGGGTGGGTCGTCGTGCCCGCCCCCGACTGCGGGAACGGGCTCCGGCGCGGGGTCGAGGTCCAGGAGGATGAATTGACCAGGATGCTCGGCCTGGGCGGAACGGACCATTCCCCAGGCCGCGGCTGCCGCCAGGTCGGTCACGTCGCGCGCGGGATCGGGGGCGGCGTGGGTGCCGACCGCTCCCCGGGTGAGCACCACCAGGCGCGCCGCGGTCAGGCGGGCGTCGGCAACCCACGCCTGGAGCACCCGCAGCACCTCCTCCGCCACCGTGTGCGCGGCGGCGGCGACCGCCTCCGGTCCGCCGGCGTCGGAGTGCCCCGCACAGCTGAGCATGACCACCGGCGCAGGGGACGGGCCGGTTTCCGGGCCACCCCGGTCGCCGGCGGCGACGATGGCGGCGATCTCGTCGATTCCCGCACATCGCCGCACCGCCACACCGGTGGCGTCCAGCAGGCTGCCCACGCCCAAGCGGTCCGGGCCGGTCAGGAGCACCTGCGACGGCAGGGTCGGCCCAGGTCCGGACCCGGGCGGGTCGGCGGGTACCCAGTCCAACCGGTACAGCCCCGCCTCCTCGACCGCGCTGTCCGACCGGCGTCCGGCCGCGGCGATCTGCCCGGGATCCACCGGGAGGACGGTCAGTGAGTCGATCAGCGCGACGGGCTGCCCCGTGGCGTCGGCGATCGCCAGTCGTACCGTGTTCTCGCCCGCCGACGTGATGCGCACCCTCGCCCGCATTGCCCCGGTGGCCAACAGCGACACGCCCCGCCAGGCAAAAGGCAGAAAGACGCCGTCGCCGGAGAAGAAGCCACCGAGTGACATCGCATGGTTGGGCATGTCGAGCAGCCCGGGGTGGATGCCGAACCGCGCGACGTCGTCGCGCGCTGTCGGCGGTAGCCCGACCTCGACGAAGAGCTCCCCGTCGCGGCGCCAGACCGCGCTCAGTCCCCGGAAGGACGGTCCGAACACGTAGCCCTTGCCGGCCAGTTCCTCGTACCACCCGTCCACGGGCACCGCCACCGCGTCGGCGGGCGGCCACGATGCGAAGCTCTCGAACGCGTCGCTGTCCGGCGGCGGCGGGGTTGCGCCGTCGTCGACGGCGACGACGGCACGGGCGTGCCGCGTCCATCCTCCCGCACCGGTGGCCGGGCGGGAGAAGACACCGATCTGGCGGCGCCCCTCCCCGTCGGGGACCTCGACCACCACCTGGATCCACACCGCCTCCCGATCGGGCACGACCAGCGGCGTCTGCACCACCAACTCCTCGACCCGGCCGCACCCGACCTCGTCCCCGGCCCGCAGCACGATCTCCAGGAAGGCCGTCCCCGCCAGGAGTACCTGACCCGCGACCCGGTGATCGGCCAGCCACTCCTGGGTGGCCAGCGACAGCCGGCCGGAGAGGATCACCGGGCCGTCAGCGGCGATCTCCAGGGATGCCGCCAACACTCCATGTGCCACTGGTTTCATGCCTGCACCGGACGCGTCCCCACCCCGGGCCCGCTCCCGCAGCCAGAACCGCTGGTGGTCGAAGGCGTACGTGGGAAGTTCGGCCGCCCTGCCGTCGCCGGTGATTCGGCGCCAGTCCACCGGAACGCCACGGGCCCAGAGCTGACCGGCGGCGGCGACCACGGACTGAGCCTCGGGCCGGTCCGGGTGCAGCGTGGTCGCCTGGACCACGCCGTCCTGATCCGTCGCCTCGCCCGTGCCGACAGCGAGACACTCGGCCGCCAGCGCCGTCAGACTGCCCGTGGGGCCCAGCTCGAGGAAGCTGTTCACGCCCGCTTCGATCAGGTGACGTACTCCCGCCATGAACTCCACCGGCTGCCGGATGTGCTGGGCCCAGTACGCCGGCGAACACGCCTGCTCGGCGGTGAGCACGGTCCCGGTCACATTGGAGACGATCGGAATGCGCGGGGGGTGGAACGTGAATGCGGACGCCGTCCGGCGGAACTCCTCGACCACCGGGTCCATTCGGGCTGAGTGGAACGCGTGCGTGACCCGGAGCCGCCGTACCGAACGGCCCCGGGCGGACCAGCCATCGGCGAGTTCGCCGATCGCCTTCTCGTCGCCGGAGATCACGGTGGCGGCCGGGCCGTTGACCGCGGCGATTTCGGCGAGCCCCTCGTACGGCCGCAGACTCGGCAGTACCTCGTCCCGCGAGGCCCGTACGGACACCATCGCGCCACCGGCCGGCAGCTCCTGCATCAACCGCCCGCGCGCGGCCACCAGTGCGCAGGCATCGGGCAGGCTCAGCACGCCGGACAGGTGTGCGGCGGCCAGCTCACCGATCGAGTGGCCGATGAGGAAGTCCGGCTTCACACCCCAGGACCCGAGCAGCTCGAAGATCGCCACCTCGAGCGCGAACAGTGCGGTCTGCGTGTACAGGGTCTGATCGAGCAGCCCTTCGCCGTCGGGCCCGACGGAGCCGAACATCACCTCGCGCAGCGGGTACTCCAGATGCTTGTCCATCTGTGCGAACACGGTGTCGAGCGCCCGTGCGAAGACCGGGAAGGCGGCGTACAGTTCCCTGCCTGCCCCGACCCGTTGAGCTCCCTGGCCGGAGAAGAGGTACGCCAACTTGGATCGGGACCGGACGCTGCCCCGGGCCACGTCCCAGCTGGGTGATGTACCGTCAGCGTTCCCGCCGTCCAGAAACGACTCCAGCCCGGCCGTCAGCTCGGTCCGGCCAGGTCCGGTGAGCACCAGCCGGTGCGGGAGGCTGGCCTGGCGGGCAAGTCCCCGGGCCACCTCCGCCACGCCGGCCTCGGGCGACCGGGCCAGGAACGCGCGGAGTCGTTCCGACTGCCCCCGCAGGCCCTGCGCGCTGCCGCCCGACACAACCCAGGGCATGGCGTCGGCAATGGCGGGATCCGCGTCCTCGACGGGGGCCGGGTCCGACGCTTCGTCCTCCGGCGGGGTCTCCTCCACTATGACGTGTGCGTTGGTGCCGCTGATCCCGAAGGAGGAGACGCCGGCCCGGCGAACCCGTCCCGCGGCCGGCCGCCACGGCACCGGATCGCGGAGCAGCGCGAGGTTTCCGGTGGACCACTCCACCAGCGGAGACGGATTCCGGACGTGCAGCGTTTTCGGCAGGGTCTCCTGACGCATCGCCATCACGGTCTTGATGATGCCGGCGGCGCCCGCCGCCGCCTGGGTGTGGCCGATGTTCGACTTGACCGTGCCCAGCCAGAGCGGTCGGCGACGGTCCCGCCCGTAGGCGTCCTGCAGCGCCTGCACCTCGATGGGATCGCCGAGCCGGGTCCCCGTACCGTGCGCTTCCACCAGGTCGACGTCGTCCGGGGTCAGCCCGGCGTCGGCCAGCGCCTCGCGGATCACGCGTTGCTGCGACGGGCCGTTCGGGGCGGTCAGTCCGTTGCTCGCGCCGTCCTGGTTGACGGCCGAGCCCCGGATCACGGCCAGCACCCGGTGGCCGTTGCGCCGGGCGTCCGCCAGGCGTTCCAACAACAGCAGCCCCACCCCTTCAGCGGCGCCGAAGCCGTCGGCTTCGGCCGAGAACGCCTTGCACCGGCCGTCCGGCGACAGCGCGCGCTGCTTGGAGAACTCCACGAACAGGGCCGGGTTCGACATCAGCATGACGCCACCGGCCACGGCCAGTGAGCACTCACGGTGCCGTAGCGCCCGCACCGCGAGGTGGGTGGCCACCAGCGACGATGAGCACGCCGTGTCGACGCTCACCGCCGGCCCCTCCCAGCCGAAGGCGTAGGCCGCGCGCCCCGACACCACGCTGGTCAGATTGCCCACCACCGCGTGACCGTCGATCCGTTCCGGGGGCTTGGACAGGTCGGAGACGTACCCGGAGTTCGTCGCGCCGATGTAGGTGCCGGTGGTGCTGCCGCGTAGATCGTGGGGGTTGAGGCCGGCGCGCTCGATGAGTTCCCAGCAGACCTCGAGCACCAGTCTCTGCTGCGGATCCATACCGAGCGCCTCGCGGGGCGAGATGCCGAACAGTTCGGCGTCGAATCCTGCGATGTCGTCGAGGAAACCGCCGCCCCGGACATGGGTCTTCCCCGGGCGCTCCGGATCCG from the Solwaraspora sp. WMMD1047 genome contains:
- a CDS encoding NAD(P)/FAD-dependent oxidoreductase: MEAGFMKADFDVLIVGGGPAGSTAAAYLAKAGLSVAVFESENFPRPHVGESLVPATTPVLLDTGAMEKVEQAGFPRKYGAAWTTAEEREIPQNGFTGMSYDWTAQVKFGERQQPGVDREYTFHVDRGQFDLILLKHAESLGAKVFQGVRVSQADFDDPDGVSLTCRMGSKETQVSGRMLVDASGRQTLLGRQLRVKDPDPVFDQYAVHTWFEGLDRKALAANPEEVDHIYVHFLPVNDTWVWQIPITDTITSIGVVTQKHRFRESNTDREKFFWELVQTRPDLHEQLKLCTRVRPYKSEGDYSYSMRQICGDRFVMIGDAARFVDPIFSSGVSIALNTARLASYDILDAFKTGDFSHDRFRNYEQAQRRGARNWYNFISIYYRLNILFVAFVQDPRYRLDVLKLLQGDMWDADPAVLQEMREFVTTVENDPNHLWHPYLGSLRASAPTI
- a CDS encoding type I polyketide synthase, translated to MSAASNEEIVEALRASLKENERLRRTNDELTASAREPIAIVSMACRYPGGVDSAEDLWNLVASGGDAIGPFPQDRGWDEDLYDPDPERPGKTHVRGGGFLDDIAGFDAELFGISPREALGMDPQQRLVLEVCWELIERAGLNPHDLRGSTTGTYIGATNSGYVSDLSKPPERIDGHAVVGNLTSVVSGRAAYAFGWEGPAVSVDTACSSSLVATHLAVRALRHRECSLAVAGGVMLMSNPALFVEFSKQRALSPDGRCKAFSAEADGFGAAEGVGLLLLERLADARRNGHRVLAVIRGSAVNQDGASNGLTAPNGPSQQRVIREALADAGLTPDDVDLVEAHGTGTRLGDPIEVQALQDAYGRDRRRPLWLGTVKSNIGHTQAAAGAAGIIKTVMAMRQETLPKTLHVRNPSPLVEWSTGNLALLRDPVPWRPAAGRVRRAGVSSFGISGTNAHVIVEETPPEDEASDPAPVEDADPAIADAMPWVVSGGSAQGLRGQSERLRAFLARSPEAGVAEVARGLARQASLPHRLVLTGPGRTELTAGLESFLDGGNADGTSPSWDVARGSVRSRSKLAYLFSGQGAQRVGAGRELYAAFPVFARALDTVFAQMDKHLEYPLREVMFGSVGPDGEGLLDQTLYTQTALFALEVAIFELLGSWGVKPDFLIGHSIGELAAAHLSGVLSLPDACALVAARGRLMQELPAGGAMVSVRASRDEVLPSLRPYEGLAEIAAVNGPAATVISGDEKAIGELADGWSARGRSVRRLRVTHAFHSARMDPVVEEFRRTASAFTFHPPRIPIVSNVTGTVLTAEQACSPAYWAQHIRQPVEFMAGVRHLIEAGVNSFLELGPTGSLTALAAECLAVGTGEATDQDGVVQATTLHPDRPEAQSVVAAAGQLWARGVPVDWRRITGDGRAAELPTYAFDHQRFWLRERARGGDASGAGMKPVAHGVLAASLEIAADGPVILSGRLSLATQEWLADHRVAGQVLLAGTAFLEIVLRAGDEVGCGRVEELVVQTPLVVPDREAVWIQVVVEVPDGEGRRQIGVFSRPATGAGGWTRHARAVVAVDDGATPPPPDSDAFESFASWPPADAVAVPVDGWYEELAGKGYVFGPSFRGLSAVWRRDGELFVEVGLPPTARDDVARFGIHPGLLDMPNHAMSLGGFFSGDGVFLPFAWRGVSLLATGAMRARVRITSAGENTVRLAIADATGQPVALIDSLTVLPVDPGQIAAAGRRSDSAVEEAGLYRLDWVPADPPGSGPGPTLPSQVLLTGPDRLGVGSLLDATGVAVRRCAGIDEIAAIVAAGDRGGPETGPSPAPVVMLSCAGHSDAGGPEAVAAAAHTVAEEVLRVLQAWVADARLTAARLVVLTRGAVGTHAAPDPARDVTDLAAAAAWGMVRSAQAEHPGQFILLDLDPAPEPVPAVGGGHDDPPATSPGSDLTRILATLVQSDDPQWAVRGGQLLVGRLHRADGQDLRVRGLGTGSAWRLAPLGSGELDAIGVVDCPEVMEPLAPWQVRLRVRAAGLNFHDVVVGLGMLPAEDGFGTEGAGEVLDVGEGVHGLRRGDRVMGMFEGSFGPTAVADHRTLVRIPDEWSFEEAASVPTVFLTAYYALSDIAGVRAGQRVLIHSATGGVGQAALQLARHWQAEVYTTASPAKHDALRRLGVPADRIAGSRTTDFVDEFLAVTEGEGMDITLGSLAGEMVDATLRVLPRGGHYLEMGRTDIRDPEQVGADHPGVTYRTVLPSDAGPERIGKILAEILDLFRQGTLSMPPLTTWDLADAPGALRHMSQARHLGKNVLRVPAPVEPEGTVLITGGTGTLGGLVARDLAANGQAGHLLLLSRSGPDAPGAEQLRADVERHGATCTIIACDVSDRAALAEAIAAIPPEYPLTAVVHAAGIVRDAILTAQTTADLHPVLATKIDAALHLEDLTSEHRLGAFILFSAGSGLLGGPGQANYAAANSFLDAFATRLAGRHRPATALAWGRWAEASGMTSHLSEQQLARVNRQGINALATPDALRLMRTATQLRHPLHLAARITPPSSPPSPAWRHLAVVPTRRTASDVPHADDYRHRLAAMPSAQQRQALLELVREHTATVLSAPAHTIDPHRGFRDLGLDSLTAIELRNRLVPATGLRLPPTATFDHPSPQLLAVHLHGLLFPDSMDGVAGGSALLAELDRLDDLLVTTELDNVTRSGIRRRVHAFLSRLDEAGSATEEIPLNLRLESASTDEVFELIDREFS